In Osmerus mordax isolate fOsmMor3 chromosome 16, fOsmMor3.pri, whole genome shotgun sequence, the genomic stretch TGCGTAACAGAAAGCATGACCCGATGACTTGACTTCTAAACCCCAACTAAATCCCTGCATACTATCAATAAAAGGTTAGCGTACTCGGTAGAAAAACAGCACTTACTATGACATCAAATTTAGAGTATATATCCACCACCTTCCCTGTAACAAAATTCAGAATGAAAGTTATCGATATAAACTTTACTACGATATGTAAATCAACGTCCTATTAGGACgttgctgctcattcttattcttatatatattttattttatatttaaattgttttattcttagattgtttagttcttaggaatagtaaAACTTCTGTatctttacttaatttaatatttgtatatgtttagtgtttgcacctccctgccacagtaaattctgtgtttgtgtaacatacatggcgaaataaaccgaattctgattctgattctcttCTGATACCAGACAACTATCTGTAGAACATCCTGTATGACTAGTAGTTTCCAAgtgcagtgagtgagtgagtgttagAGGTCATACCAGACACGTCCACCACAGGAAGAGCAGATACCCTCCGCTCTACAAAGATGTTCAGGGCCTTGATGATTGGCGTGTCGGGGTGAATGAAGGCTATGTGGTTGTAGGTGCCGATGCCCAGCTCTCCAAGGGTCTGTTTCATGAAGGCTGGCTTGGGCatttcacacacctgcagggtgGGGATGAAGAAAAGTAATCTTAGGTGATGTCCAAGCTAAAACACGGCTCCTTCTTGGTCAAGAAACTTAATTTAATCTCACAATCCCAGTTACAAGGCACACATTTTCCAGTTGGATTGTATCACTAATGGCGTAAAAGACAATTAAGCTTGAATTCCAATATTTCACCACTAGAGGACACTGTACATTTAAAGCTGGGTTCTCTTTTCCTGCTGTGTCACAGGAACAATTATTTCAACCATCTTCCCCTACCACAGAACAAGCATGTTCATGGAGTAAGCATCTGCACTCCCTGCGACAGTGGACACTCATCATCACTTAcaaagagctggaggaacttGAGGATCCTCTTGTGAGTGAGGATGTAAAGAGCATTCCCTGTCACAGGGTCGATGACAGGGAGGCGGTGGATCTTGTTTTTGATCAGGGAGTAGACAGCATCGAATATGCTGcggacacacagatacacgtcCCAATCAGAACGAGACGATTTCTCAATCTCAGAGTGGGTGTGCATGTTTGCGGTAGAATAATGAGTATAGTTGTTCAGAAAAGACATTAGAACAACCGTGTTATTATTTAAATTAGAACAGTATTACAGTGTATTTACCTTGCATCAGGTGATATATTGACTAGAGGCTTAAAGGTCTCCTGTAAATACACCTCTAGAGGAAAGAAAGACTGTTAATACTGTATTTAAAACCCTACATAACACACAGCAGTGTTTATTTATAGCAGTTGCATTGCAAAAAAAGTTACAAACCTCTCCATGTCTCAAGCTTATGTTCCTCTAATTCATAGATTTGCaccttgaaaaaaaatccatatAAATTCATATAaaaatttgaaaatattttacaaACTGAAATCCTTCACTGTACTGAAAAGATGAAGAAATAATCCTTGCAGATGATTTCTCCGGGTTTGCCTTACCATAGGTGACTTGTAGTATCTGTGAAGTATGATGATGAAGTCTGTAATGGTCAACATTCCTAAAAGGAGAAGCTTAATCAGAGTGTGGGAGTGATGCAGAACTGGGTAGGTCTGAATATGACAACATGGTGTTCTGGTGTACTGCAGTGCGTACACCATGTTGGGTTCTCTGCTACTGTATCAGACAACTCAAGTCTTATTCAGGATTCATTTAGCAGTTTCTGCGGCTGCCCAAAAGAGTTTGATCATTTGATGGTCTTTATTGGATTATACGCAAAGAAGAAAATCCTTCATGACACTTTGGAGGAGGTTCAGTCATATCTAGCAAGTTCATACATGTTTGCATAAAGAATAGATGAATTCCCCCTTTAAAGAGATTAGTTCAAACAGCAGAGAACCTATGGAGAAGCGTAGGCAAACCATTCGAAGTCACCGAAGTGGAGGTactgatttaacccttgtgttatcttcgggtcattctgacccatccgtcattgtgacccaccgtcgtaagcattttcttttaaccgtcgggctgtctcagaccccccacattgcgaaggttaaaagaaaatacaattatttttgtattgggtaaagttgtcgcaacacaacgatggttcggtTCCTTGTTCGGttccttgtgctgccttcgggtcatgtgacccgaaggcagcacaagggttgaaTACAGTACATGACACACTTTTTCTTACCCACAAAGCACTGCTTCTCAGTGTCCCAGAGTGGAGCAGCGCGCACCCCATTGGCCACCAAGGCAAAGAATGCTTTCTTTACCTGAGAAACACAAAGTCCGAGAATAATACCAACCTTGAGGTAAGTGGATCTGGTAGTTGAACGTTTACACATCAAAAGGTTTCCTACACTCTCCATAAGATTATTGTTTAACAGCTTTAAGACAATTTCACAACCACCTCAAACACAGAAGCTAATTATATAGTTTTTCTCATGGAACATTAACCAAGCAATTAGAAATCGCTATCTGACCAAGGAGGCACTTTAATATGATAGGTTTGGACGACTAGGCTGGAACCGTCTAAACCCTGTTAGACAAAAAATGCTACAGGAACAGGGTCAGTCTCTCTGGAGAAATGGGGCTCCGTCATGTGAAAAGATAGATATAGGTGCTGAGTGGTTCTTCCTTACTTGTAGTGCTGTGTCAAACACCACAAGCTTGGAGCTGGTGGGGACAATGTCGTAGCACTTGTGGGACTTCATAAAGCGCATGTAAATATCACTCTCTGGTTCTACAGCAGCTGTATGAAGAGACAGGGAAGGTTTAGTcaagaaataaaacatttgaacgCCCATAGTTTGACAGGAGACATTCTGGATCATCTGTGTACTAAAAGCTTCTGTAACATTAGGCCTACTTAACCACTTGCATCGTCTGAAAAATAATCGCACCTTTAAAACTACCTCTGGCAAGGTGAACAGGACACAGCCGACAATACTGAGCGTACATACTGTAGACTAATATAGGATATACCTTAAAACCATACTATTATCCATGGTTGTATCAGTTGTTAGCTGCTATGGACTAGGTCATTTTAAATAATTGGTTTGTTGTACATGACTTCTAGACACATTAATGCACAAAATAACGCATGTCTAAATGCAATATTACCCACAACGTTGGATCCGTGTATATTCTCCGCCAATTTGCACGAATCTACATTTGTCATCATAATACTCAACCAATGATGTCACCGACACGGCAAAGGGAATCCCTCATATCTGACATAATGCGCTCACGGCAACATCGGGAAGCGACTGAGACAACATTTTTCCATATTTAACTGATGTCATCGAAATAAAATGCGTTATGTGCGAAATACATTTTCAGTTAGGCGTTAACTAGCTTGCGTCATAGGCTATTAGCCTACAGTCCATCCAATACTGGTTCTCATGGAGAAGCCTACTTTGATTGCACCGGCTTCATTCCGTAGCCTACTATTCCGTAGTAATGCAGCGAAATGTTCATGACACTTGGGGAAATTAAATGGTTCGTTCACAGACACTTACCATCATCGTCTAGTTCAAGTTTTTCCAGCATGCCTTCGAATAAACCGTAGAcctaaaagaaaaaacacagagCTACAGTCAATAACGCGCAGCAAATACTCAAACTGACCGACTGACACCAGTCGTGCGCGCTGTCAAGCGCACAACTCCTTTCATTAAAGTTTGGTGCTACGCGACACTTTCTTCGATGACACAACCCACCGACAGTTAGAATATAAACCCAACGACTTAACTACCAACATCACTTAGCTGTCGGAAAAAAATCCTCGTATTACTTCCGACTTTATGTTTGTTTGAGACCTTGTGGTTTAGAGTCTGTAACTTTATTGGTAAATTATTATTAGACTAAACACACCCCTTGAATCTGAAAGTGGAAGCGTCCTATTCATTTGCTGCAGTCGAGCGCCAACGTCTTCGGACTATTCATAGTACTTTATTCTGCAGAGGAGTGCGCAAAACTTGACATAGAAACAGCTACGTTACGGAGAAGactgtcttttaaaaacatttcaaaacgcCACATTTGAGACAAAGACTGACACTTTGCGCCTTATATCAATTGAGAAATCGTTAGCTCATGAAATGTGTCAAGCAAAGCCACAGACACGAGCCCACCATAGACACGCCCTCCATGCAGACCAAGGCTCTTAACCATATTAGGAAATCCCTTACGTTGCCAAGCAGCAAGAAAACATGTACACAGTAATCTCTTTCTCAATAAAGAAAACTTTTTACTGGTtggtgaatttttttttttttgatggaTCAAATTGCACGAAAGTGTTATTTGAATGCAGTCAAACTGCAGCTAAACATGACTCATTTTTTAAGTCCATGCAAAAAAGTCTGTAAGGCAGCAAGGTAatctaaaataaatacaaatacacccCTCCTCTCATGCATTTACAACAGACTACATCAGGCCCAACCCCTCAGTATGCATCAGGGGCATACAAGAAGCTGAGTCACCATCACAAAGTCTCAAAACAGAAGAGCCATGTTTATGATTAGTCATCTCTCACCCTGGTCGCTCATTCACAACAGCCTGCAGCAGCAAAATAAAAAATCCCTGACGACTTTCCCCTGGGGTGCCCAGTTCTCCCTCCAGTCACCCTATACTGCTGTAGTGGTGACACAGCACCTTCTGCAGCCAACACTGCTCCTGCAACCCCATAAATCAATTCCCCTGCATTGGGCATGGCCGCAGATCCTACGCTTCTAGCAGCTACCCATAAATCTGAAACAGGGAACCATTTCATTACTTGTGTTCCTGATGGATTTGGCAGAAACTCATAACTCAAATTATTGTGACATTATTATAAGACTAGAGAGATCCAAGGTTATTCTCAACTATGAGGACTTGGGCATTTGCATCAACATAAATACAAGGTTGTAATGAAATATTAGTTTAGACTTCCCAGGTGAAGTGTCTCATGGCTCAAACAGGCAGGCTGGGATTTATCCGGATATGCTTTCATGAATCGGCATCTCTTTCAGGAAGAATAGGTCTGTGCTAATGTCGGACTGTTATCGACCTGCTGTGGTCAACCCTGATGATGAACAACATGCATTATCAACTGGGGATAATCCCTGCTGtccagtctgacacacacaaacacacacacacacacacacacacacacacacacacacacacacacacacacacacacacttgtggttGTGGAATGGACAGAAACTCCTTCCAGTCAGACCACCAAGGCCTGTTGAGATATTTTGTTAGTCAAACTGATAGAACAGATGGTGTAAACAGAGCTGACATACACTGTGTATAGCCACACATGCCCCACTGGAtaatacacatacatacgctTCATAAGGTTCACTTCAGGAGGTACTTTCCATtattaaaaaaacaagaaaaggtATGACCTTGAGGTAGAAAGTTAGTAGAGCATTACTCACTTATGTACATACgaga encodes the following:
- the LOC136958650 gene encoding 5'-AMP-activated protein kinase subunit gamma-1-like isoform X2; its protein translation is MKRFGSLRRSKKRKEQDGLAARRQSEPPCLPVSGLSSSPTTPTQAPSQPLFPPEVHHSAPERLDVRACSRSLSSPPDTAHHLNFPTKPPIPSSSPLPNTTLQVYGLFEGMLEKLELDDDAAVEPESDIYMRFMKSHKCYDIVPTSSKLVVFDTALQVKKAFFALVANGVRAAPLWDTEKQCFVGMLTITDFIIILHRYYKSPMVQIYELEEHKLETWREVYLQETFKPLVNISPDASIFDAVYSLIKNKIHRLPVIDPVTGNALYILTHKRILKFLQLFVCEMPKPAFMKQTLGELGIGTYNHIAFIHPDTPIIKALNIFVERRVSALPVVDVSGKVVDIYSKFDVINLAAEKTYNNLDITVTQALKHRSQYFEGVMKCHRQETLETIVDRIVKAEVHRLVVVDEHSSIEGIISLSDILQALVLSPADVCREECLLE
- the LOC136958650 gene encoding 5'-AMP-activated protein kinase subunit gamma-2-like isoform X3, with the translated sequence MLEKLELDDDAAVEPESDIYMRFMKSHKCYDIVPTSSKLVVFDTALQVKKAFFALVANGVRAAPLWDTEKQCFVGMLTITDFIIILHRYYKSPMVQIYELEEHKLETWREVYLQETFKPLVNISPDASIFDAVYSLIKNKIHRLPVIDPVTGNALYILTHKRILKFLQLFVCEMPKPAFMKQTLGELGIGTYNHIAFIHPDTPIIKALNIFVERRVSALPVVDVSGKVVDIYSKFDVINLAAEKTYNNLDITVTQALKHRSQYFEGVMKCHRQETLETIVDRIVKAEVHRLVVVDEHSSIEGIISLSDILQALVLSPADVCREECLLE